Proteins encoded together in one Penaeus vannamei isolate JL-2024 chromosome 9, ASM4276789v1, whole genome shotgun sequence window:
- the LOC113809740 gene encoding protoheme IX farnesyltransferase, mitochondrial translates to MSNMVWAQGLKTLVLASQSSSIGLVRSSQAPLLAWKAGLRIFPHRKYVHNRNLSPSIYQLSGLQDRDGTEESVKEVPVTRANGNGQSSNIKVLLIDKSKALKSLTSRETPILHDAGAGAIVDVRTREQERESTSDEKNEAVEVRLQVTQLLKNSRASVKTASNLQPYNEDIEYIDEAKDRWSQKTELVGALKPEDLDWRPQKLNISKLGTYYAGLAKSRLTGLVVITAVAGYAMAPAPLDPSTLLLCSVGTGLVSAAANAINQICEVPYDSQMDRTKNRILVRGLISPLHAMCFAAVCSTTGIAMLYYGANGLAASLGAVNLLLYTCAYTPMKRLSIFNTWMGSVVGAIPPMIGWASCSGSLEAGAWVMAGILFAWQFPHFNALSWNLRPDYSRAGYRMMSVTNPVLCRRVALRYSLAMIGICTLAPAIDVTTWMFAVDSLPVNGYLTYLAWRFYQDADSKSSRKLFLFTLLHLPAIMMLMIISKKHYNKKESKDSALGEGGQRHSERQELTKEVT, encoded by the exons ATGAGTAATATGGTTTGGGCACAAGGGTTGAAAACCCTAGTGCTGGCCAGCCAGAGCAGCAGTATTGGCTTAGTGAGAAGCAGTCAGGCCCCACTTTTAGCATGGAAGGCAGGCTTAAGAATATTTCCTCATAGAAAATATGTTCATAACAGAAATTTATCTCCTAGTATTTACCAACTGTCTGGCTTACAAGATAGAGATGGTACAGAGGAATCAGTGAAGGAAGTGCCAGTCACAAGAGCCAATGGCAATGGACAAAGCAGTAATATTAAG GTTTTACTCATTGACAAGTCGAAAGCACTTAAATCCCTCACAAGTAGAGAAACTCCTATACTTCACGATGCAGGAGCCGGTGCAATAGTAGACgtgagaacaagagaacaagaaagggagTCAACATCAGATGAGAAAAATGAAGCTGTTGAAGTTCGATTGCAAGTCACCCAGTTACTCAAAAATTCTAGGGCATCAGTTAAGACTGCTTCTAATTTGCAG CCCTATAATGAAGACATTGAATACATAGATGAAGCAAAGGACCGCTGGTCTCAAAAGACAGAATTAGTTGGTGCACTAAAGCCGGAAGATCTAGACTGGAGACCACAGAAGCTGAATATTAGCAAACTGGGAACATATTATGCTGGACTGGCTAAAAGCAGACTTACTG GATTGGTTGTGATAACGGCAGTTGCTGGATATGCTATGGCCCCAGCTCCCTTGGATCCCTCCACGTTGTTGCTTTGCTCTGTAGGCACTGGTCTTGTGTCAGCGGCAGCCAATGCAATAAACCAGATATGTGAGGTTCCATATGATTCACAGATGGATCGTACCAAGAACAGAATTTTAGTGCGAG GACTTATCAGCCCCCTGCATGCCATGTGCTTTGCTGCTGTTTGCAGTACAACTGGCATTGCCATGTTATACTATGGGGCAAATGGATTAGCTGCCAGTCTGGGTGCTGTGAACCTTTTGTTGTACACCTGTGCTTATACCCCCATGAAGAGACTTAGTATATTTAATACTTGGATGGGATCAGTAG TGGGTGCCATTCCTCCGATGATTGGATGGGCTAGCTGTTCAGGGAGCCTTGAAGCTGGAGCCTGGGTCATGGCAGGCATCCTGTTTGCCTGGCAGTTCCCACATTTCAATGCGTTGTCTTGGAATCTACGGCCAGACTATTCACGAGCTGGCTATCGCATGATGTCGGTTACCAATCCAG TGCTATGTCGCAGGGTTGCTCTAAGATACAGTTTAGCAATGATTGGCATCTGTACACTTGCTCCTGCTATTGATGTTACAACGTGGATGTTTGCTGTGGATTCTTTGCCTGTGAATGGTTACCTCACATATCTTG CATGGAGATTTTATCAAGATGCCGACAGCAAGAGTTCGAGAAAGCTGTTCTTGttcaccctcctccatctccctgccATTATGATGCTTATGATTATTAGTAAAAAACattataacaagaaagaaagtaaagattcAGCACTAGGAGAGGGCGGCCAACGCCATTCAGAGAGACAAGAGCTAACAAAAGAAGTTACGTGA
- the alien gene encoding COP9 signalosome complex subunit 2, with protein MSDAEDDFMCDDEEEYDLEYSEDSNSEPDVDLENQYYNSKALKEDDPRAALTSFQRVLDLEAGDKGEWGFKALKQMIKINFRLGNYEEMMTRYKQLLTYIKSAVTRNYSEKSINSILDYISTSKNMELLQDFYETTLEALKDAKNDRLWFKTNTKLGKLYFDREDYTRLSKILKQLHQSCQTDEGEDDLKKGTQLLEIYALEIQMYTAQKNNKKLKALYEQSLHIKSAIPHPLIMGVIRECGGKMHLREGEFEKAHTDFFEAFKNYDESGSPRRTTCLKYLVLANMLMKSGINPFDSQEAKPYKNDPEILAMTNLVAAYQNDDINEFETILKQNRTNIMDDPFIREHIEDLLRNIRTQVLIKLIKPYTRIHIPFISNELNIDATDVEALLVQCILDNTIDGRIDQVNQVLELTRGAEGAARYTALDRWTNQLQYLQFVIVTKMN; from the exons ATGTCGGACGCCGAAGATGATTTTATGTGCGATGACGAAGAAGAATACGACCTG GAATATTCTGAGGACAGCAACAGCGAGCCAGATGTCGACCTTGAAAACCAGTACTACAATAGCAAAGCACTGAAGGAAGATGACCCAAGGGCAGCCCTCACCTCTTTCCAGCGCGTCCTGGACCTGGAAGCGGGCGACAAGGGGGAGTGGGGCTTCAAGGCACTCAAGCAGATGATCAAGATTAACTTCAGACTG GGCAACTACGAGGAGATGATGACACGTTACAAGCAGCTTTTAACTTACATTAAATCTGCTGTTACTCGCAACTACAGTGAAAAGTCCATCAACTCTATCCTAGATTATATATCAACATCAAAAAAT aTGGAATTATTGCAAGATTTCTATGAAACAACCCTAGAAGCCTTGAAAGATGCCAAAAATGATCGCTTGTGgtttaaaacaaatacaaaattggGGAAGCTCTACTTCGACCGGGAAGACTACACTCGGTTGTCAAAGATCTTGAAGCAGCTTCACCAGTCTTGCCAG acagatgagggtgaggatgacctGAAGAAGGGGACACAGCTCTTGGAGATTTATGCTTTAGAGATCCAGATGTATACTGctcaaaagaataacaagaagctGAAG gCTTTGTACGAGCAGTCGCTTCACATTAAATCAGCAATTCCCCATCCACTTATTATGGGAGTGATAAGAG AATGTGGCGGAAAAATGCATCTGCGTGAGGGAGAATTTGAAAAGGCCCACACAGACTTTTTTGAAGCATTTAAAAACTATGATGAATCTGGTAGCCCAAGAAGAACAACCTGTCTTAAGTACCTTGTTTTGGCAAACAT GTTAATGAAATCAGGTATTAACCCCTTTGATTCCCAAGAAGCAAAGCCTTACAAGAATGACCCCGAGATTTTAGCAATGACCAACTTGGTGGCAGCGTACCAAAATGACGATATCAATGAATTTGAGACAATCCTAAAGCAAAACCGAACCAATATCATGGATGATCCTTTTATCCGGGAACACATTGAAG ATCTGCTGAGAAACATCCGAACCCAAGTGCTCATAAAACTTATTAAGCCATACACAAGAATTCATATACCTTTTATCTCTAATGAACTCAACATAGATGCAACAGATGTGGAAGCTCTCTTAGTGCAGTGTATATTGGACAA cacCATTGATGGACGTATAGACCAGGTGAACCAGGTGTTGGAACTGACTCGAGGAGCGGAGGGTGCTGCTCGCTACACAGCCCTTGACCGGTGGACAAACCAACTCCAGTATCTGCAGTTTGTTATTGTAACCAAAATGAACTAA
- the LOC113809742 gene encoding GATA zinc finger domain-containing protein 1, whose translation MMVFGVKPECVRCKVTECNIWRRDERDQVLCTDCFSSVHAANPKLTPPKSLGKEGEEDEEETRKDEKMDAEEHKDADSSNGNGGKDEDHEGEKDKETGKTSEKRETKRKTRKGRQGGKGSIPKGKGRRYIFKKSATKAPVAVATPVTSEYLFYKGLYYQVGDIVSVIDVDGGTYYAQIRGLLQDQYCEKSAVLTWLIPTKNSPPPEESFDPSTYIIGPEEDIPRKLEYMEFECHAPSDYFKDRTSPYSTMTYQPQSCFIWSRLGPQIKPIEKAKELMAK comes from the exons ATGATGGTTTTCGGAGTGAAGCCCGAGTGCGTGCGATGCAAGGTTACCGAGTGCAACATCTGGCGGCGGGACGAGAGGGACCAAGTCCTGTGCACGGACTGCTTCTCCAGCGTCCATGCAGCCAACCCGAAGCTCACGCCTCCTAAGTCGCTGggcaaggagggcgaggaggacgaggaggagaccaggAAGGACGAGAAGATGGACGCCGAGGAGCACAAGGACGCGGACTCGAGCAATGGCAACGGCGGGAAGGACGAGGAccacgaaggagagaaggacaaggagacggGGAAGACctcggagaagagggagacgaagaggaagacgaggaagggcaGACAGGGGGGCAAGGGAAGCATTCCGAAGGGGAAAGGACGGCGCTATATCTTCAAGAAGAGT GCTACTAAAGCTCCTGTAGCTGTTGCGACTCCGGTGACATCAGAATATCTTTTCTATAAG GGTTTATACTATCAGGTAGGGGACATAGTATCTGTCATTGATGTCGATGGAGGTACATACTATGCTCAGATCCGAGGCTTGTTACAAGATCAGTATTGCGAAAAGAGTGCTGTGCTAACATGGCTAATACCAACTAAAAATTCTCCACCCCCTGAAGAAAGTTTTGACCCTTCAACTTATATAATAG GCCCAGAAGAAGACATACCTCGTAAACTAGAATATATGGAGTTTGAATGCCACGCACCATCAGATTACTTCAAGGACCGAACGTCTCCATATTCCACTATGACCTACCAACCACAGTCATGCTTTATCTGGTCAAGATTAGGTCCTCAGATAAAGCCAATAGAAAAAGCTAAAGAACTTATGGCAAAATaa